One Candidatus Lokiarchaeota archaeon genomic region harbors:
- the pstC gene encoding phosphate ABC transporter permease subunit PstC, with translation MTFDEKDQAYEIDSEMEADVGIFARLRVGIQNWIDDIRYAKGPARKDLLGRFILFIPAVASIFTILMILLLLVYEATPIFAHPDGGLGIIFDSTWAPQLPDNPSYGILIFIVGSFTTTFLAIGIAVPLGLGGAIFLSEFCPAQIRTPLKMIVEMMAAIPSIVYGLWAFVVLRPFMDDAFAPFVQTNPLTSWMPWFQGSLKNGYSLLTGGVILAIMLLPTVVTVSYDALQSVPGTYREASFALGATKSETAKQIVLSAALPGVGAAVVLSLGRAVGETMAILMVTGNNFGIPFTLFDQCYVMTSIIANQMGAAYNRPIWRSALFSVALVLMIMSVIFTLIAKLFIRWGLKTRGMS, from the coding sequence TTGACTTTCGACGAAAAGGATCAGGCTTACGAGATTGATTCTGAAATGGAGGCCGACGTCGGCATCTTCGCGCGTCTACGGGTTGGCATCCAAAATTGGATTGATGATATTCGTTATGCGAAGGGACCTGCACGAAAGGATTTGCTGGGTCGATTCATTTTGTTCATACCTGCTGTTGCAAGCATATTCACCATACTGATGATTCTTCTTCTTCTCGTCTACGAAGCTACCCCCATATTTGCTCATCCCGATGGTGGATTAGGAATAATTTTTGATTCAACATGGGCACCTCAACTGCCCGATAATCCATCTTACGGCATTCTGATTTTCATTGTAGGATCTTTTACTACCACGTTTCTCGCCATTGGAATAGCAGTACCACTAGGCTTGGGAGGAGCCATTTTCTTGAGTGAATTCTGTCCAGCACAAATACGAACTCCTTTGAAAATGATTGTTGAAATGATGGCGGCCATTCCTTCCATCGTGTATGGTCTCTGGGCATTCGTAGTACTCCGGCCATTCATGGATGACGCCTTTGCCCCCTTCGTCCAAACCAATCCGCTCACAAGCTGGATGCCATGGTTTCAGGGTAGCCTGAAAAATGGCTATTCTCTTCTGACAGGCGGAGTCATACTGGCAATCATGCTGCTGCCAACCGTGGTTACCGTTTCATACGATGCCCTGCAATCGGTTCCCGGTACGTACAGAGAGGCATCTTTTGCACTTGGAGCCACAAAATCCGAGACCGCTAAGCAGATTGTTCTATCCGCCGCCCTGCCTGGAGTGGGAGCTGCAGTTGTACTATCTCTTGGTCGTGCTGTGGGGGAAACCATGGCTATACTAATGGTAACGGGGAACAACTTCGGGATACCCTTTACTCTATTTGACCAGTGTTATGTTATGACAAGCATAATTGCTAACCAAATGGGGGCCGCTTACAATCGACCTATTTGGCGATCTGCCCTCTTCTCAGTTGCACTTGTACTGATGATAATGAGTGTAATTTTCACGTTGATTGCAAAGCTGT